Proteins encoded within one genomic window of Haematobia irritans isolate KBUSLIRL chromosome 5, ASM5000362v1, whole genome shotgun sequence:
- the LOC142238797 gene encoding uncharacterized protein LOC142238797 isoform X2: MLCRKDNIYGRCAYFSSARNGYKGLCFKSQLLAAGEEKRELMRRLDVIRNDLTHIYKDMKINRAKETYLDLARREIDLCESEKYFSDQYKEADKKEQILFTEFSTAINDSYEKEKLHTNFIKVISIIGTVASSFIALVYSIFMHSQHQKILYAQRSLDDNVVNSIKSLENKVSELLTEWKNNNVSMSVKDQRRNVVESWGSFFHRHTRWLYRWAVKSS; this comes from the exons ATGCTATGTAGAAAAGACAACATATATGGAAGATGTGCGTATTTCTCAAGCGCACGTAATGGATATAAAGGTTTGTGTTTTaaa tCACAACTTCTTGCAGCGGGCGAAGAGAAACGGGAGTTGATGCGACGTCTGGACGTCATACGAAATGATCTAACCCACATTTACAAAGATATGAAAATAAATCGTGCAAAGGAAACCTATTTGGATTTGGCACGGAGGGAAATAGAC TTatgtgaatcagaaaaatatttctccGACCAATATAAAGAAGCTGACAAGAAGGAGCAAATATTGTTTACGGAATTTTCAACAGCCATTAATGATTCGTACGAAAAGGAAAAATTGCATACCAACTTTATAAAAGTCATTAGCATTATTGGAACGGTTGCAAGTTCATTCATTGCACTAGTATATTCAATTTTTATGCACTCGCAACACCAAAAAATTCTTTACGCGCAGAGATCTTTAGATGACAATGTAGTTAACAGTATCAAATCATTAGAAAATAAAGTGTCTGAGTTGTTGACTGAGTGGAAGAACAACAATGTAAGTATGTCTGTGAAAGATCAAAGACGAAATGTAGTCGAATCTTGGGGAAGTTTTTTCCATCGACATACGCGATGGTTATACCGCTGGGCTGTAAAGTCGtcatga
- the LOC142238797 gene encoding mitochondrial potassium channel-like isoform X1 translates to MIRIGANFSSSHTICCSTRTSTRNSKYKYFHAGTLIQRLVCYVEKTTYMEDVRISQAHVMDIKSQLLAAGEEKRELMRRLDVIRNDLTHIYKDMKINRAKETYLDLARREIDLCESEKYFSDQYKEADKKEQILFTEFSTAINDSYEKEKLHTNFIKVISIIGTVASSFIALVYSIFMHSQHQKILYAQRSLDDNVVNSIKSLENKVSELLTEWKNNNVSMSVKDQRRNVVESWGSFFHRHTRWLYRWAVKSS, encoded by the exons ATGATCCGGATAGGTGCAAATTTTTCTAGCTCGCATACAATTTGTTGTTCAACTCGTACAAGCACGCGTAATTCAAAGTACAAATATTTTCATGCTGGAACGCTAATCCAGAGATTAGTATGCTATGTAGAAAAGACAACATATATGGAAGATGTGCGTATTTCTCAAGCGCACGTAATGGATATAAAG tCACAACTTCTTGCAGCGGGCGAAGAGAAACGGGAGTTGATGCGACGTCTGGACGTCATACGAAATGATCTAACCCACATTTACAAAGATATGAAAATAAATCGTGCAAAGGAAACCTATTTGGATTTGGCACGGAGGGAAATAGAC TTatgtgaatcagaaaaatatttctccGACCAATATAAAGAAGCTGACAAGAAGGAGCAAATATTGTTTACGGAATTTTCAACAGCCATTAATGATTCGTACGAAAAGGAAAAATTGCATACCAACTTTATAAAAGTCATTAGCATTATTGGAACGGTTGCAAGTTCATTCATTGCACTAGTATATTCAATTTTTATGCACTCGCAACACCAAAAAATTCTTTACGCGCAGAGATCTTTAGATGACAATGTAGTTAACAGTATCAAATCATTAGAAAATAAAGTGTCTGAGTTGTTGACTGAGTGGAAGAACAACAATGTAAGTATGTCTGTGAAAGATCAAAGACGAAATGTAGTCGAATCTTGGGGAAGTTTTTTCCATCGACATACGCGATGGTTATACCGCTGGGCTGTAAAGTCGtcatga